The following coding sequences lie in one Zingiber officinale cultivar Zhangliang chromosome 2B, Zo_v1.1, whole genome shotgun sequence genomic window:
- the LOC122045626 gene encoding uncharacterized protein LOC122045626, with product MDAVGGGGGVIGEARRAMRPPMSALDILRETVRILRADPAPFMTALAFLICPVSAALLSGALAPRAATAALSHRLARLSVASGLPPLRSLLQLCRHLAASVLSAASCFPLLATALLLARASIAYSVACCYACKKSVHAEFFAVVRRIWPRLLSTYLCVCAAISACLSLFISLILLVCNVFARLGYPPEIVVYPALFTVLIFSMVYAHTIIVCNLASVISVLEEVSGLQALFRSVQVIRGQTQAGLLIFLGSTIGMAFVEGLFEHRVKTLSYGDGSSRLWEGPLLVFMYSFVVLVDSMMSAVFYFTCRSSIVEEMGEHVKLLEAKGTISAQVLDT from the coding sequence ATGGATGCCGTCGGCGGAGGCGGCGGAGTAATAGGAGAGGCGAGGAGGGCGATGCGGCCGCCGATGAGCGCTCTCGATATCCTGCGAGAGACCGTGCGGATTCTCCGCGCCGATCCGGCCCCTTTCATGACCGCCCTCGCGTTCCTCATTTGCCCCGTCTCGGCCGCGCTCCTCTCTGGCGCCCTCGCCCCGCGTGCCGCCACCGCGGCCCTCTCCCACCGCCTCGCTAGACTCTCCGTCGCCAGCGGCCTCCCGCCGCTCCGCTCTCTCCTCCAGCTCTGCCGCCACCTCGCCGCATCCGTTCTCTCTGCCGCCTCCTGTTTCCCGCTCCTTGCCACCGCTCTCCTCCTCGCCCGCGCCTCCATTGCCTACTCCGTCGCCTGTTGCTACGCCTGTAAGAAGTCTGTCCACGCTGAATTTTTTGCGGTCGTGCGAAGGATCTGGCCCCGCCTTCTCTCCACCTACCTCTGTGTCTGCGCAGCCATCTCTGCTTGCCTCTCGCTCTTCATTTCCCTCATCCTGCTTGTCTGCAATGTGTTCGCTCGATTGGGTTACCCGCCCGAAATCGTCGTCTACCCCGCCTTGTTCACGGTGCTCATCTTCTCGATGGTTTACGCCCACACCATCATTGTCTGCAACCTCGCGAGCGTGATCTCTGTCCTGGAAGAGGTCTCTGGGCTACAAGCGTTGTTCAGATCGGTGCAGGTAATCAGGGGGCAGACGCAGGCGGGACTCCTCATATTCCTTGGGTCGACTATTGGGATGGCTTTCGTAGAAGGGCTGTTTGAGCATAGAGTGAAAACACTGAGCTATGGGGATGGTTCATCACGACTGTGGGAGGGACCTCTTCTGGTCTTCATGTATTCATTTGTTGTATTAGTAGATTCCATGATGAGCGCAGTGTTCTATTTTACCTGTAGATCATCTATCGTAGAAGAAATGGGTGAGCATGTCAAATTGCTTGAAGCAAAGGGAACTATTTCTGCCCAAGTATTGGATACTTGA